One region of Thermococcus sp. CX2 genomic DNA includes:
- a CDS encoding ferritin produces MLSERMLEALNEQLNRELYSAYLYFAMAAYFEDLNLEGFANWMKAQAEEELGHALRFYNYIYDRNGRVELKAIEQPPKEWESPLAAFEAAYEHEQFISKCINELAALAEEEKDYSTRAFLEWFINEQVEEEASVKKIVDKLKFAKDSPQVLFMLDQELGQRAPQLPNLLLQGG; encoded by the coding sequence ATGCTGAGCGAAAGGATGTTGGAAGCTCTAAATGAGCAGCTTAACAGGGAGCTTTATTCTGCATACCTGTACTTTGCAATGGCGGCCTATTTTGAGGACCTTAACTTGGAAGGGTTTGCCAACTGGATGAAAGCGCAAGCTGAGGAGGAACTTGGGCACGCACTCAGATTTTACAACTACATCTACGACAGGAACGGAAGGGTCGAGCTGAAAGCAATAGAGCAGCCACCAAAGGAGTGGGAATCCCCACTGGCAGCATTTGAGGCAGCATACGAGCACGAACAGTTCATAAGCAAGTGCATAAACGAGCTCGCTGCTCTGGCCGAGGAGGAGAAGGACTACTCAACGAGGGCATTTTTGGAGTGGTTCATAAACGAGCAGGTTGAAGAAGAGGCAAGTGTCAAAAAGATTGTTGATAAGCTCAAGTTTGCAAAGGACAGCCCGCAGGTTCTTTTCATGCTCGACCAGGAGCTCGGTCAAAGAGCTCCGCAGCTTCCAAACCTCCTTCTTCAGGGGGGCTGA
- the sufC gene encoding Fe-S cluster assembly ATPase SufC has translation MLKVEDLHVKVMDKEILKGITLDIGKGKLHVVMGPNGSGKSTLALTIAGHPRYRVVKGRITFDGEDITEMKPEERAKKGIFLSFQHPVEVEGVKVIQFLQRMLKNLRGIDEVEAYDMIFKAVEELGFDSSMLSRGLNVGFSGGERKKLEMLQAYLIRPKLLILDEPDSGVDVDSLKVMAGIIDRLHSEGTSILLITHYGRILEYLNAQKVHVLKEGRLVASGGVELVKIIEEKGFAAVEDYGAV, from the coding sequence ATGCTGAAGGTGGAAGATTTACACGTCAAAGTTATGGATAAGGAAATACTCAAGGGAATCACGCTTGATATTGGAAAAGGCAAACTCCACGTCGTCATGGGTCCCAACGGAAGCGGAAAATCAACTCTGGCCTTGACCATAGCCGGTCATCCAAGGTACAGGGTAGTGAAGGGCAGAATAACCTTTGACGGTGAGGATATAACGGAGATGAAGCCAGAGGAGAGGGCCAAGAAGGGAATATTCCTCAGCTTCCAGCATCCAGTGGAAGTCGAGGGTGTTAAGGTCATCCAGTTCCTTCAGAGGATGCTGAAGAACCTGAGGGGAATAGACGAAGTTGAGGCTTACGACATGATCTTCAAAGCCGTTGAAGAGCTCGGCTTCGACAGCTCGATGCTCTCAAGAGGGCTCAACGTCGGCTTTTCAGGTGGAGAGAGGAAGAAGCTTGAGATGCTTCAAGCCTACCTTATCAGGCCGAAGCTCCTGATTCTGGATGAGCCGGACAGTGGGGTTGATGTTGACTCACTCAAAGTCATGGCCGGGATAATTGATAGGCTGCACAGCGAGGGCACCTCAATACTCCTAATCACCCACTACGGCAGAATATTGGAGTACCTCAACGCCCAGAAGGTTCACGTCCTCAAGGAGGGCAGGCTGGTTGCCTCCGGCGGAGTCGAGCTCGTGAAGATAATCGAGGAGAAGGGCTTCGCGGCGGTGGAGGACTATGGAGCAGTCTAA
- the sufB gene encoding Fe-S cluster assembly protein SufB, giving the protein MEQSKLAEILKAGSLEEILGTAVPYPKEIELKGELTKDMIEELSRIKNEPEWMLRHRLKALELFHKLPMPKWVVGIEELDLESLTLYSKPEIGNEIKDWEDLPENIRRTFERLNIPEIEKRFLSGLTAVFDSESVYSKLKGEFEKMGIIMMPMEEAVQKYPDLLKRYFGRIFPAGEHKFSALHHALWSGGVFVYVPKGVRIPFPVEAFFVIGSALEGQFEHTLLVADEGSYIHFIEGCSAPMYKGFSFHDGMVEIYAHRGATIKFTTIQNWSRNVINFNNKRAIIEENAYVEWIEGSIGSRITYTYPSSVLKGEGARTAQYVVSLSNGPFMKDTGAKTWHLAPNTSSKIVSKSISANGGISIYRGLVRIIKGARNSTATVSCDSLILDKKSKAYTYPHNQNDEPTASIIHEATTGKLGEDKLFYMNSRGIGEEEAKSLIVLGFISEILEGLPFEYVEVLKKVIELEFSEVGGVG; this is encoded by the coding sequence ATGGAGCAGTCTAAACTCGCCGAAATACTCAAAGCTGGCTCCCTTGAGGAGATACTCGGCACGGCAGTGCCATATCCTAAAGAGATAGAGCTCAAGGGCGAGCTGACGAAGGACATGATAGAGGAGCTCTCGAGGATAAAGAACGAGCCGGAGTGGATGCTCAGGCACAGGCTCAAGGCTTTAGAGCTCTTCCATAAGCTACCCATGCCCAAATGGGTCGTCGGCATTGAGGAGCTTGACTTGGAAAGCCTTACCCTTTACTCGAAGCCCGAGATAGGCAATGAGATCAAGGACTGGGAGGACCTGCCCGAGAACATCAGGAGGACCTTTGAGAGGCTCAACATTCCCGAAATAGAGAAGAGGTTCCTCTCCGGCTTAACCGCCGTGTTTGACAGCGAGAGCGTCTATTCGAAGCTCAAGGGCGAGTTCGAGAAGATGGGCATAATCATGATGCCGATGGAGGAGGCGGTGCAGAAGTATCCGGACCTCTTGAAGAGGTACTTTGGCAGGATCTTCCCTGCTGGAGAGCACAAGTTCTCCGCTCTGCACCATGCCCTCTGGAGCGGGGGAGTTTTCGTCTACGTGCCCAAGGGCGTGAGAATCCCCTTCCCAGTCGAGGCCTTCTTCGTCATAGGTTCGGCTTTGGAGGGACAGTTCGAGCACACTCTCCTGGTTGCCGACGAGGGAAGTTACATACACTTCATCGAAGGCTGCTCAGCTCCGATGTACAAGGGTTTCTCCTTCCACGACGGTATGGTCGAGATTTACGCCCACAGAGGAGCGACCATCAAGTTCACCACGATACAGAACTGGAGCCGTAATGTGATAAACTTCAACAACAAGCGCGCCATCATAGAGGAGAACGCCTACGTCGAGTGGATAGAGGGCAGCATAGGGAGCAGGATAACCTACACCTACCCCTCGAGCGTCCTGAAGGGCGAGGGCGCGAGGACTGCCCAATACGTCGTCTCCCTCAGCAACGGGCCCTTCATGAAGGATACCGGTGCGAAGACCTGGCACCTTGCCCCGAACACCAGCTCCAAGATAGTCTCGAAGAGCATAAGCGCCAACGGCGGAATAAGCATCTACCGCGGTCTGGTGAGGATCATTAAGGGCGCCAGGAACTCGACCGCTACGGTTTCCTGTGATTCACTCATCCTCGACAAGAAGAGCAAGGCCTACACCTATCCGCACAACCAGAACGACGAGCCGACTGCGAGCATAATCCACGAAGCCACCACCGGAAAGCTCGGCGAGGACAAGCTCTTCTACATGAACTCGCGCGGAATAGGTGAGGAGGAAGCGAAGAGCCTCATAGTGCTCGGCTTCATTAGCGAAATCCTCGAGGGGCTGCCTTTCGAGTACGTCGAGGTGCTCAAGAAGGTCATAGAGCTGGAGTTCAGCGAGGTAGGAGGTGTTGGCTGA